The DNA segment aagaacaaaacaagaaaataaacgattaataaccaagaagcgaaacaatacccaggaaagaattcacctagattccatctgtcactatcaatctgaattacgcaatttctttacttaatattttgatccgtagaaatctctaaatcatattaatatctctttcaagagtaaaaGCAATTgattctaggttgattaattgaaaattctttctaattaaaacccctattatggCATTAACTTGTGCTATGGATTTCCCTactagatttgactctaatccagtagatttatttcctttttacttatttaaaaagataaaaaccaaaataattttttatattttcttttggtttaatgtataatttaatattttagtatttaattcgagttttagagttaatttgataaaaattcatcgttaaataataatattagctATTAAATCAACCCTAAAATCAGAATTAAATCACATACATAAATGAAAACTTAAACATATTCACAGTTGACACTAATTTgattctattaacaaaatcacGAAAAATTcgaatctaataatattagataaTAATCTTTTGCGTaccaaaatatattatttttgtcaAATACATGTAAGGAATTAGACTAAATAATAGCACAAATACTAAATGATATATAAAACATCTTTtgactttttttgtttttaaacatgGCTGAAAGCAACAATTCTTACATTTATAAAttgtttattcattaattaagaAATATTCTGAGCCTCAAGTAATTGACAACTTGTTTAATAAAATAGATTTATTGTGACTTAAGTTTTCCACCTTTGCTCCATTACTTTTGGAATGGTGGCTCGGTCttaattctaattaaataataaaattatacaaatattaatataaaaatatccaaaaaatgtgaaaaaaaatttatcaaatcaaagtaattatataaaaaaatatttagaaaaaaaaagtgagacATGGCAGGGAATTACAAGGCCATGAAGTAATGTTGTTACGAAAGAGCTAAGACAAAAAGACAGTCCCTAAAGACCGGAGGCGGTTGTCTGGTTTGAAGGTTTTATTACTCGTTTTTGGTGTTGAATGTTAATTGCTAAGACTCGGCCAACAGTTGGGTGACATCCCAATACCATCAAACATGAGCCGTCTAATTTGTATGCCAACGGACAAATGTTGTTCAATTGTAGTTCATGTTTCAAAGGTTTAGACCTTTTTCTTCCCTTTCAAACCCCATTCAGTTTGAAGCTACACTCTTTCAAATTGAAATTCTTTACTTGCATGTAATATTGTTTTAAAGGGTCAATGGAACGATTTTAATATTTGCTTGTGCCGTCCCTGAAGTTATTACAAATAACTCATAAATATAAAATGCAATGGAAAAAGAGAAAGAGATTatgaatatatttaatatttatgtaagTGACGATGATATTCAGATTTTAACCTGCATGGCAAAGAGGGAAGACGGGGTGATAGATTTGACAATACTTATCCCCATCTCTCTCCATTATCATCCTTACCTATATCTCAATGACCGTTGAAGCAAAAATAGCGATTAAGAGTATTAGTTCATTTGACATTGATATTATTGAAGATTTTTAAAGGTTGCAAGTTTAAGTGAATTTTAGACATGTATTGTGTTGCTCGTGTGAGTATTAGTTTAGGTTGAATGGTAGagtagaacatatatatataaacttagaTCAATTCTTACATGAACTTGAAAATTTGACTCgaataatttaaacttaaatcTTATCGAAAATGAATTAGctataacaattaaaaaaatgaaatctaaataatttaaatttaaaatgagataaaaaaaaaacatgaaatgaCTCAAAGTAGGTTACATATGAAGAAAAAACAATAATCAATTCCAAAGGATATGGTAAATGAGATACGTTGATTTGTATGCATGAACCATGAAATTTCTATTTCTGTTCATGATTCAACCTATGTCTTATGTATATCATCATCTTCCAAAATtgtacaaatatatgtatatcattggttaattgaatgaatgaaagaatctaTACGTCAAGGACTATTGGATCAAAAGAGCTTGCTTGCAAATTCATCCATGGGGCTTCCTTCTATACGAGAATAGCTTGATTTTTTGGCTACATCTCTCAGTTCTGATAAGCTTCTTCCCAATTGCAATGCCACTTTCATTTCAAACAACTCCCCATTTTCTCTTTTCTCCACATCACATTCATCCAACGTTGATTTAATCGATTCTTGCATAAGCTTAAAAAACCCAGCGTTGTTCCTGTACATCTCGAACACCATACCAACTTGGCCACCGTGCTCGAAGGTGTTCACAGCTGAAGCTAAAGCTCCTGCGACAGCCGCCACTGTTGCCGCCCAAGGACCGTTGGAAGAAACCATGAAAGCCGATCCTAGAGCTGCTATTCCAGTTAGCAATGGCCCTGATGTAGCTAAAACTTTGTTCATGTTCAAAGCCTTGTTGCCTAATCTCTCGTAATCTTCACTGTCTTTTATCTTTATTACTTCAACCActtctctcatttccatttccaattcCCTGGTCCACCCATTGTTGTTGTTCAATGCTTTGTTTGAGTCTGGCGACTGTTTTGTAGGCCACCAAACAGCAGGCTCTAAACTTGCAGGGAATTTGTCAAGCATAACACCGAGCAAAGGAAGAGGGTAAGCTTTGTCAAGTGCCAACACTTTCTCCATGGCATCATTCACGTCATCTTGGCATGGAGAACCAACAGCAAGTAGGGTTttgatttgggattgaagctgcTTAAACAATCTGGTAGCATTACGTTGCTCCTCCACAAGCTGTGAGGGTTGAATCTTATTCATCAATACCAACATCCCAGTGGCTGCTGAGAACATCACACTGGATGCCAAATTCAAACCCGTAACAGAAAC comes from the Gossypium hirsutum isolate 1008001.06 chromosome A06, Gossypium_hirsutum_v2.1, whole genome shotgun sequence genome and includes:
- the LOC107961521 gene encoding probable F-box protein At4g22030; the protein is MASLKASNFVVSSSSSSKQIRAAISLPKLPSVRFSAPKLRQPTIQSEQLNSKDGLINTIPIQNNVHSTPLVQESSSISMATFQLYAILEAIADRVEMHNNIGEQRDNWNTLLLNSINMITLTAATMAGVAGATGVGAGVSVTGLNLASSVMFSAATGMLVLMNKIQPSQLVEEQRNATRLFKQLQSQIKTLLAVGSPCQDDVNDAMEKVLALDKAYPLPLLGVMLDKFPASLEPAVWWPTKQSPDSNKALNNNNGWTRELEMEMREVVEVIKIKDSEDYERLGNKALNMNKVLATSGPLLTGIAALGSAFMVSSNGPWAATVAAVAGALASAVNTFEHGGQVGMVFEMYRNNAGFFKLMQESIKSTLDECDVEKRENGELFEMKVALQLGRSLSELRDVAKKSSYSRIEGSPMDEFASKLF